In a single window of the Tigriopus californicus strain San Diego chromosome 2, Tcal_SD_v2.1, whole genome shotgun sequence genome:
- the LOC131892597 gene encoding LOW QUALITY PROTEIN: protein yellow-like (The sequence of the model RefSeq protein was modified relative to this genomic sequence to represent the inferred CDS: deleted 1 base in 1 codon): protein RRFFAWCLSSVSVVRPNPIEIVYEWTKLTYDLKGLQGLDSKSHWAEYKADNNALGEVRHYKDKLYLAVPRWKDGVPSTLNSIDMGTHPLGSSPNLEPFPNIFKNEIGLCSSLQNVATLEVTPKGHLWVADTGSVAIFMNAIRKCPAKLMVFDLEAGNAEVFSYEFPESVVSTQGKHSNAHGSRLLQESEGTENTDGLDESQISDDIFQGLFVYMSDISSGHVVVFDAQRRKSWPVLVPAMKPSYVTLMFQRQTVGMNFGTMGIALESKASSPAETRLFFGTLGKDLFAISVAHLRNAITPNNRNPEAYVSKIGKKRAATEGIIADDQGVLYYSLLETGTIMQWNTTETPFYHKREEILKNDAELEWVNSLSVDDGSLWIVSNRFHRFAWFELSSNESNFKIFRFRLPRVNDVKPMSYVCEYISDSSRVLANIILILVVLNVVKESFFRVKYS, encoded by the exons CGTCGATTTTTTGCTTGGTGTCTCTCTTCTGTCTCAGTAGTGCGGCCAAATCCAATCGAGATTGTGTATGAATGGACAAAATTGACTTATGATCTAAAGGGCCTCCAAGGCCTTGACTCAAAAAGCCATTGGGCTGAGTACAAGGCGGACAATAATGCATTGGGCGAAGTTAGGCACTATAAAGATAAGCTCTATCTAGCAGTGCCACGATGGAAGGACGGAGTGCCATCCACTTTAAATTCCATCGACATGGGAACCCACCCGC TTGGTTCCTCTCCCAACCTTGAGccatttccaaacattttcaaaaacgaaaTCGGCCTTTGTTCCAGTCTTCAGAACGTGGCCACTTTGGAGGTTACTCCCAAAGGCCATCTATGGGTGGCCGACACTGGTTCAGTGGCCATCTTTATGAATGCAATTCGCAAGTGTCCGGCCAAGCTGATGGTCTTTGACCTTGAGGCTGGCAATGCCGAGGTCTTCAGTTACGAGTTTCCTGAATCGGTGGTGTCCACCCAAGGAAAACATTCTAATGCACATGGTTCTAGATTACTCCAAGAG TCGGAGGGCACAGAAAACACTGATGGATTGGACGAATCTCAGATCTCGGACGACATCTTTCAAGGGCTGTTTGTCTATATGTCAGATATCAGCTCGGGCCATGTGGTGGTCTTTGATGCCCAAAGACGAAAATCATGGCCGGTTCTCGTGCCAGCCATGAAGCCCTCTTATGTGACTTTGATGTTCCAACGCCAAACAGTCGGCATGAATTTTGGGACCATGGGAATAGCTTTGGAATCTAAAGCGTCATCG CCCGCGGAAACGAGATTATTCTTTGGAACCTTGGGAAAAGATCTCTTCGCCATCAGTGTTGCTCATCTTCGCAACGCAATTACACCAAATAATCGCAACCCTGAGGCTTATGTATCTAAAATAGGGAAAAAGAGAGCTGCCACCGAAGGCATCATTGCAGACGACCAAGGGGTCTTGTATTACAGTCTCCTGGAAACGGGAACCATCATGCAATGGAATACCACTGAAACTCCGTTCTACCATAAGCGGgaagaaatattgaagaaTGACGCAGAGTTGGAATGGGTGAATTCGCTATCGGTGGACGATGGGAGTCTCTGGATTGTATCGAACAG GTTCCACAGATTCGCATGGTTTGAATTGAGTTCGAATGAgtccaatttcaagattttcCGCTTTCGACTTCCTCGAGTGAATGATGTGAAACCCATGAGTTACGTCTGCGAATATATTTCAGATTCCAGCCGAGTGCTCGCCAACATCATTCTGATCCTCGTTGTGTTAAATGTTGTAAAAGAGAGCTTTTTTAGAGTCAAATATAGCTGA